The following are encoded together in the Tursiops truncatus isolate mTurTru1 chromosome 10, mTurTru1.mat.Y, whole genome shotgun sequence genome:
- the IL17F gene encoding interleukin-17F → MTFLRDVAVVKSLLLLTLGLTLLGEVAGRKTPKAGDPALCPPPEDHTVRVDIRILRQNQGIPLSHGFQNRSSTPWDYNVTRDPHRYPSEIAEARCRHTGCINAEGKEDSSMNSVPIQQEFLVLRRESQGCSRSFRLEKVRVTVGCTCVTPIVRYVRGLRAADQLS, encoded by the exons GTCAAGTCCCTGCTGCTGTTGACATTGGGGCTGACCCTCCTGGGGGAGGTGGCAGGTCGGAAAACCCCCAAAGCTGGGGAtcctgccctctgcccacctccGGAGGACCACACTGTGAGGGTTGACATCCGCATCCTCAGGCAGAATCAGGGCATTCCCCTCTCACACGGCTTCCAGAACCGCTCCAGCACCCCCTGGGATTACAA CGTCACCCGGGACCCCCACCGATACCCCTCCGAGATCGCAGAGGCCCGGTGCAGGCACACGGGCTGCATCAACGCCGAGGGGAAGGAAGACAGCTCCATGAACTCCGTCCCCATCCAGCAAGAGTTCCTGGTCCTCCGGAGGGAGTCCCAGGGTTGCTCTCGCTCCTTCCGGCTGGAGAAGGTGCGGGTGACTGTTGGTTGCACCTGTGTCACCCCCATCGTCCGCTACGTGCGTGGCTTGAGGGCGGCAGATCAGCTCAGCTGA